One segment of Rhinatrema bivittatum chromosome 14, aRhiBiv1.1, whole genome shotgun sequence DNA contains the following:
- the LOC115076085 gene encoding uncharacterized protein LOC115076085, with product MQLATVNDLIVFNKNLSKDNMTAEETAILLTNPQVISNSSMLQEILHNLDRENISLYLEAFTAAAIKANLTDSQATTVKEAMFNAVFEAIISNFSSLTSDNCQSLFGKDLLPLLPYIQEIHIQQLPTNISCSCYQGIVYTFCMAYDLLANKTTDIYQLYMRNYLIQQSSDTGIACSTTNYTTWVEVNLCRFMQLATVNDLIVFNKNLSKDVTGNPSQS from the exons ATGCAGCTTGCCACAGTGAATGATCTCATCGTGTTCAACAAGAACTTGAGCAAG GACAACATGACTGCGGAAGAAACAGCCATACTCTTGACCAACCCACAGGTCATCTCTAATTCCAGCATGTTACAGGAAATCCTTCACAATCTTGATAGAGAGAATATCAGCCTTTATTTGGAAGCTTTCACAGCTGCTGCTATAAAG GCCAATTTGACGGATTCACAAGCAACTACTGTAAAAGAAGCGATGTTCAATGCTGTTTTCGAGGCAATCATTTCCAACTTCTCATCTTTAACTTCGGACAATTGTCAGTCATTATTCGGGAAGGACTTGCTTCCTTTGCTTCCCTATATTCAGGAAATTCATATACAACAACTGCCTACTAACATTAGCTGCTCTTGCTACCAGGGAAT AGTCTACACATTTTGTATGGCTTACGATCTTCTTGCCAACAAGACTACAGACATCTATCAGCTTTACATGAGGAATTACCTGATTCAACAGTCTTCTGACACAG GAATTGCTTGCAGTACTACAAATTATACAACATGGGTTGAAGTTAATCTTTGCAGATTCATGCAGCTTGCCACAGTGAATGATCTCATCGTGTTCAACAAGAACTTGAGCAAG GATGTTACAGGAAATCCTTCACAATCTTGA